From the genome of Streptomyces sp. NBC_01317, one region includes:
- a CDS encoding TerD family protein, with amino-acid sequence MSGFNKGVSKVEVTLKWNPSRLGEPDHDLDIVAATYTAADPTGKPVYLVHFGSRSPDGTITLNRDSRTGQGFGTDEEMTLELDRLNASFGRVVVGVAIQQHSRRRTFADIAAPEIRFAEGYTELLEHTFTEVADSTAATVAEFLRTPSGAWEFHPTLKGFDADPEHFATLMGTR; translated from the coding sequence TGACCCTCAAGTGGAACCCGAGCCGCCTCGGCGAGCCGGACCACGACCTGGACATCGTCGCGGCGACTTACACGGCAGCCGACCCGACGGGCAAGCCGGTCTACCTGGTCCACTTCGGCAGCCGCTCCCCCGACGGCACGATCACCCTGAACCGGGACAGCCGCACAGGCCAGGGCTTCGGCACCGACGAGGAGATGACCCTGGAACTGGACCGTCTGAACGCGTCCTTCGGCAGGGTCGTAGTGGGCGTAGCCATCCAACAACACAGCAGGCGCCGCACCTTCGCCGACATAGCAGCCCCCGAAATCCGCTTCGCCGAGGGCTACACGGAACTCCTGGAACACACCTTCACAGAGGTCGCGGACTCCACAGCAGCCACAGTCGCAGAATTCCTCCGCACCCCCTCAGGCGCCTGGGAATTCCACCCGACCCTAAAAGGCTTCGACGCAGACCCAGAACACTTCGCCACCCTCATGGGCACCCGCTGA